The Ananas comosus cultivar F153 linkage group 2, ASM154086v1, whole genome shotgun sequence genome contains a region encoding:
- the LOC109704272 gene encoding uncharacterized endoplasmic reticulum membrane protein YGL010W, whose protein sequence is MGRGVFDLEKHFAFYGAYHSDPTNVLIHVLFVWPIFYTSLVLFQFTPPLLHLPLLGVLNLAFVFALTYALFYVLMDPKAGSLGALLCFLCWIGSDLLAHRLGFSLGWKVVLAAQIFCWTGQFIGHGVFEKRAPALLDNLSQAFLMAPFFVLLEILQKLFGYEPYPGFHANVSKRIEADRKEWQEKKQKKNS, encoded by the exons ATGGGGAGAGGGGTGTTCGATCTGGAGAAGCACTTCGCCTTCTACGGGGCGTACCACAGCGACCCCACGAACGTGCTCATACACGTGCTGTTCGTGTGGCCCATCTTCTACACATCCCTCGTCCTCTTCCAATTCACCCCTCCCCTCCTCCACCTCCCCCTCCTCGGCGTCCTCAACCTCGCCTTCGTCTTCGCCCTCACCTACGCCCTCTTCTACGTGCTCATGGACCCCAAAGCAGGCTCCCTCGGGGCCCTTCTCTGCTTCCTTTGTTGGATCGGGAGCGACCTCCTCGCTCATCGATTAGGGTTTTCGCTCGGCTGGAAG GTAGTATTGGCTGCTCAAATATTTTGTTGGACTGGGCAATTCATAGGGCATGGAGtatttgag AAGCGAGCCCCGGCTCTTCTTGACAACCTTTCTCAAGCTTTTTTGATGGCCCCATTCTTTGTTCTCCTAGAG ATACTTCAAAAGCTCTTTGGTTACGAACCATATCCTGGTTTTCATGCCAATGTCAGTAAGAGGATTGAAGCTGATCGCAAGGAATGgcaagaaaaaaagcaaaagaagaaCTCCTAA
- the LOC109704250 gene encoding pentatricopeptide repeat-containing protein At1g59720, chloroplastic/mitochondrial-like, with the protein MRELSQIHAQIISAGLEQHVYVIGRLISFCCVSENGSMDYASLVFEQLNWPDGFLYSTMIRGLGRVGRDEDALLFFKRMRERGKAADNFTFAFLFKICGHMTAVELGRQIHCCIVKHGLESNVYVCNTLIHMYGLFREVSAASQVFEEITSRDLVSWNTLVDVYMSCGEYKEALRMFLRMRRDGFNPDEATLVVTLPACLELGALDFGRWVHSNTIHQTVSVSNSLIDMYAKCGAIESALRVFDNMASRNIISWNSMILGLALHGHVNKALLFFNKMLEECEFEEPNDSMFLGVLCSCSHGGLVEEGRRYFDMMRRDYGVTPNMKHYGCMVDLLGKAGLLQEAYELVRSMPMEGNAVVWRTLLGACRVHGNIELGERVLEHLRELEPDHSSDYVLLSHMYAGAGRWNDMLHVREVMRGRGVQKPEPGMGVLSRAEH; encoded by the coding sequence ATGAGAGAACTCTCTCAGATCCACGCCCAGATCATCTCCGCCGGTCTCGAGCAACACGTGTACGTGATCGGTAGATTAATCTCGTTCTGCTGCGTGTCGGAGAACGGATCGATGGATTACGCGTCTCTCGTGTTCGAACAATTGAATTGGCCGGATGGGTTCTTGTACAGCACCATGATTAGAGGATTGGGGAGAGTCGGTAGAGACGAGGATGCGTTGTTGTTCTTTAAAAGAATGCGAGAGCGCGGTAAAGCCGCCGATAACTTCACCTTCGCATTCCTTTTCAAGATTTGCGGGCACATGACGGCGGTTGAATTGGGTAGGCAGATCCATTGCTGCATTGTGAAGCATGGATTGGAGTCGAATGTATATGTTTGCAACACACTGATCCATATGTATGGATTGTTTAGGGAGGTTAGCGCTGCGAGTCAGGTGTTTGAAGAAATTACTAGTAGGGACTTGGTCTCGTGGAATACACTCGTCGATGTGTACATGAGCTGCGGCGAGTACAAGGAGGCGTTGAGGATGTTTCTTAGGATGAGGAGAGATGGTTTCAATCCCGATGAGGCTACGTTGGTTGTGACTCTCCCGGCGTGTTTGGAATTGGGCGCTCTGGATTTTGGAAGATGGGTTCATTCCAACACAATCCACCAAACTGTATCTGTTTCCAACTCTTTAATTGATATGTACGCAAAGTGCGGAGCCATCGAAAGTGCGCTTCGAGTGTTCGACAATATGGCGAGCAGGAACATCATCTCGTGGAACTCGATGATACTAGGACTTGCGCTGCATGGGCATGTCAACAAGGCATTATTGTTTTTTAATAAGATGCTTGAAGAGTGCGAATTCGAAGAGCCGAACGACAGTATGTTCTTAGGAGTTCTTTGCAGCTGTAGCCACGGAGGGCTTGTGGAAGAAGGGCGGAGGTACTTCGACATGATGAGGAGGGACTATGGCGTGACTCCTAACATGAAGCATTATGGGTGCATGGTCGATCTTCTTGGAAAAGCCGGGCTTCTCCAAGAAGCATATGAGCTTGTAAGGAGCATGCCGATGGAGGGGAATGCGGTGGTGTGGAGGACGTTGTTGGGGGCGTGCCGAGTTCACGGGAACATTGAACTCGGCGAGCGAGTTCTTGAGCATCTCAGAGAGTTGGAGCCTGATCACAGCAGCGACTATGTTCTTCTCTCGCACATGTATGCTGGAGCCGGAAGATGGAATGATATGTTGCATGTAAGAGAAGTGATGAGAGGAAGAGGAGTTCAGAAGCCTGAGCCTGGTATGGGTGTGCTTTCCCGCGCAGAGCATTAG